From the Drosophila sechellia strain sech25 chromosome X, ASM438219v1, whole genome shotgun sequence genome, the window AGATTCCCAAGCACATTGTCGGATCGCGTGCAGTAGACCCCCCTTTTTTTCTGGGCCCCCATTTGTCAAACCCTATGGGCTCCATGGGCCCGAGTTTcccatttttgccattttcaagTGCAAAGCCAAGGTTGCATGCGCCCATACAGATCCTCTCCAGCGGGAGTTGCAGAAGTTGCTTGTATTATCGACACGAAACGAGTTTTTGGGCCCTCATGCCGCCGATTCCCAGACCCAGAGCAGCGCGAGTTCCGAGAGTCGCAGTCAGACCAGATCCAGACCCAGACTCCTCCGATTGAGGCGCCTCACTTGGCGAAAAGAGTGCCGAAAAATCCGGCCCATGGATGCTAATTATATGCAAGCTTTGTTTATTTAGAGCTTTGTTTTGGAATTCCATCTTAAGATGGCATCAACTTGGCTTATAAGTACTCACCGACAAATCATCAGTTATTATTTCTAATAAACCCCTTTCTTCATTAAGttctattatatatttaataatttatatccgaataaatacatttttatgcaATTATTTTCTGAGTGTAGGAGCTGACTCCTCCATCTGTCAGCTGCTCGGTTGTTTGCCAACAGTTGCAGAATTTCACTTTCTTTTCAAATTGCGGCGACCTCGATTTATTGCCAACCCAGCGACATCGCCATGTGGACGCGGTGGATTCCAGCGGAGTGGGATGGCGATGGCTATGGAGATGGGGACTCGGATTGAGTGGCAGTGGCTTTGGTGGCATTAGTGGCCCCCGCGGatctgcttttgttttgatgcCCGCACCGTCGGCGGGCATAATTGAATTACGTTGAGCCGAGCTAAGTCGCAGCTTCTGCTGCTCCATGGGCTCTACGTGGAAGTGTATCCCAAATAGGAGACGAGGCTGAATAaacacataaaataaaatcataataaTTAAGGGAAAGTGAACGCCCATTGTTAGCTCTCTGCTGTCTCCGTTTTTGGCTGCTTATTGATAACTCACATTAATGAGAGCTAATTTTCACATAATTAGCTGTGTTGCCTGGCTCACTGGGTACTGGGAAACTGGGTTGGAGGTCCAAGGGTTGCTTGGGATTGGATTGTATTAAATGGGGATTGGGCCAAATGGGGGATTCCACTGATCACTTCTGGAGACAAACTCTCTTTTGAATTTATTTCTGCCCAAAATCCAACTTCTATCTAATAAAATTCATGACGAATTATGGTTTCTAATGTAGAAAGTCTAGTATCATTGGAATAAAATGGTAAGCCCCTAGTTCCCACACTCATAAATTGCTCATGACTGATTATCCGATCGCTTTCCAACGTTTCCCAGCTAACTGTTGACCTTGGAGCGACCTTGTGAGGGGGTGGCCTACGCTGCGCATCAATCGCAGCGGATCGGATGCAGTGCAGCCAGCCGGCAATAAATCAGCGGATGAAAATGATGGCCATAAATAATGGCAAATTGTCGTTTAGAGATGCACATGAGTGGGGAGGAAGTCATCAGCGGTCGAGTGTGTGTGAAAAGGAAGTTGAGGGGAATTGGCCAGTAGCTGGTTGGCCAATTGTCTTGGCTAATTATCAATTTTGGACAACTGACCACCGACCCAGCCCCAATTGACCAGCCCGACCCACCAGGAGAAAGTTGCGTCCACACATTGGTGATTGCCTTAAAGAAAATGGCTTTCTTCTAACTATTACTTAACTATTTATTTAGCATTTCGAAACGAAGGTTCTTTCGTGTGTGTAAACAACCTTAAAGGAGTTTTCACTCCACCACGCCACCTGATAATTGATAATTGAGTCTATATCTCCCCTCTAAGTGGTTTATAACTTGGTCAACTTGTTTGTGCTACCAAGAAGTACTAGGTTAATCAGTTCGTGGAAGTCTTTCCATTCAAATGCCGCTATCGTCgtccaaataataattttttattgttgtcaAAGTCTTGGCTTGGTTATAACGATGGCATCGTATTACCATTCTTAAGATATGTCGCAGAAACCCTTCCAAAATGTTCACTTGGTTTTCAAAAGCCTTCTTTCGAAGTAACTAATTTTAAAAGTATACTATTGTGAAATTCCCTTTTAAAACTTTCAGTAATATGGTTGAAAAGTTTGAAGAATATTTTCCAGAGAGAAAACACTTTCAACTTGGAAAATCAAGTAATCAAGTTGTGTTTCAACATAATTACTGTGTTTTATAAATCTATCATCTTAGTTCGTTTTTTTACTTGGTAACAAATATCTGAATTGAATGcttaaattttttcaattaaattgggTTATTTATTCCGTGGGATTTCTTGATTTGCCATGTGTCAACTGCAAGTCCATGGAAACGGAACCGGATCAGCTGCTTGGCGCAGTGGCACATCTTTCATCTCTGTCCGCAACCGGATCGCCTGCTCTCTATAAATTTGGATCGTTGGCGTCTGGCTGGGATTTATGAGATGGAAAGTGAAATTTGGCATTCAATTGAACTCACCCTGTTTCTCCCGCTCTTCATTTTTGCAGGCTCTCCAACGGCAATCGGCGTCTCTGGGTCTGCTCACCTTGATGGTGGCCTCCTCGCTGGCGGCAGCCACAGCGCAGGCCTCGGTAAGATCGGGCAGATCCCCACTGCCCGCCCAACCGGCGGATCACCTGGTGCCGCCACCACTGCCCGTTCCCCAGAGACTATCGCACGCCGGGGCGGGTTCTCCAGCGCCTCCTCCATCCCCTGCACCCATTGCCGTTCCCGAAGCCGGCTTCATGACCCGCGTGGCCAGGTGGTTCGGCTTGGGCGGCGGCCAGTCGTCCAAGGATCAGCAGCTGAGTGCCACCAATTCGTTGAGCTATGCCTATCCGAAGCCAGTTTCCGGCTTCGACGCGGGTGGCAAGCCGTGCAGCCTGTGCAACAAGTATCCTTGGGTGCCCATGGtgggccagcagcagcagcagccgaatCCCCAGCAGCTGAACAACCAGCTGCAACAGCATCACCATCATGCGCAACAGCTgcaagtgcagcagcaacaactgcagcacatcccgcagcagcagcagcaacctcAGCACATACCACAACAGCATattccgcagcagcagcagcagcagcaacccgTGCCGCAGCAACACGCAACatggcagctgcagcagccacTGGCTCAGGCCTCGCAGCAACGTCAGCGGGCGGTGCAATTCCGTCCCAGCGCCGGACAGAGCGTCTTCCTGCCCCTGGCGGTGCCACTGCCTCCGCTGTACAATGCCCAGCCATTCCGGCCTGTGGTGCCACCGCTGGTCAAGGAGAACGTAGTGGCCCAGTCGGAAGTGAGACCCGTGCCGGTTTCCCTGCCCCTACCAACTCCTGCTCCGCCAGCCAGCACCTCCAGCTTCGAGATCGTGCAGAGCCACCAGGTGACGGACTTTGTGACGTCCGTGGAATACCCAGCCACGTTCGTGCAGTCCCATACCATCGATCTCGGCTCAAGCGGATCTGCGGCCAGCCAAAGACCAAGTCATGAGTTGGCCCTGGAGCAGGAACTGCAGGCGGATATCAGTACGGTGCGCTACCAGTTGGAGGATCTGAGCAGTGGTCAGGTGCATCAGCATTTGCCAGCCTCGCAGTTGCTAACGGAGATCGGGCATTTTGCTGAGACCACTACGCAGCCACCGCCGGCGGATAACTATCCAGCGGCCTCGTCGCAACAGCaactggagcaggagcaagagcaggagcaggagcaggagcaatcCTTCTACTATGCGGAGCAGTTTCAGGATGAAGCCAGCACACTGTTATATAGCACCACCACGGAGCTGCCCACCACCacagcaccaccaccgccaccaccggCGCCGGTTATTGAGCTGAATAACCATCTGGCTGCAGTGCATCACTCGCACCGCCAGGGAATCGGCAGGGGCAGGGAAACACCAAAGCGTCTGCTGGACTCGCCCATCAACCACGCCCCCTTGGCTGGCGCCGAAGGACGACCCTTCACCCGCGATCCAGCCGATCTCAATTTCCGAGTAAGCCAGGTGTACACGCCCACGCAGCCACCAACGCCCACGTCCACGTACGGTGCGATCGATGCCAGTGGACAGTTTGCTGGCATGTCTCCACCGAGTCCGCAGCAGGTGATCATACCCTACACCACCAAGCAGCGACCACGCCCCTTCGAGAGCTGGACGCCCTTGAAACAGCAGCCTCCACATCAACTACACCCTCAGCCGAATCACCATCACAATCACCACAACCACCAAAGCAACGACCTTGAGGAGGAGCCACACGAGCAGCAGGAGTCCAAGCTGGCTACAGCCACCGTGACGGCGCCACTAAATTCGCGACGCACCACCAAATACCTGACCAAGATCCTGGCCACCAATCTGAGGGAGTTGCTCAAGCGGGAGAGGGAAACGAAGCGGCTGCCTGGTCAGGGATTGGGTGTGGACATCTCCCGGCTGCAGAAGAACATCGATGGCTGGACGGAGCAGGAGTACAACTCGCTGTCGCATCGTCCCAGCACACCCACGATTCGAGGAAGATCCAAGCACATACCGTCCGAGTACCTGACCACCACTACCACAACTCCAGCGCCGTTATCGCAGCGCCAGTCGAAAACCACTCGGGGCGAGGGATTCGAGCTGGGTGGCGCTCCACCCACTGATGCCGGGGATCTGTCCACTTCCATCAACAATCTGGAGCAACTGCATCTGCTCGGCGAACGGGGCTCGAAGGGCTTCCAGCCCATCGAAGACAACCGCCTGCATTTCGACTACTACGATGCCCAGCAGCGACCAAGATCCACGTCGGCCATGAACACCATCAGTCCGCCCAGCACCACAACCACCACCAATGTACCGCCCATCACAACGACAACGGTGGTGACACCGCTCTACGTGCGCAGCACTCCGGCGCCCAAAGAGCTGTGGAAACAGGCCCAGGTGGCCATCCTGCCGCAGACCAACGAGAAGGTGTACGTGGTTACGCCACAGCCACGGCATCAGGAGCACCACCCGGCGGAGCATCGGGATCGGAATGTGGCCTCCGCCTCGGCGCCCAGGCCCGTTTACCAAACGCCAGCGCCGCGGTTTCCACGGATGCGACCAACTCCAGGTGAGGGTGGGGAGATTAAGGAGCTAAGAGAGTCTTACTTAACCATATAGAGTATTTGTGATCGCGGGACATATGCTTCTATTAATAGTTActacattttgttttattagcCAATCAAAACTAACTACTCATTGTCCATTGTCCAGCAGGCGAAGTGAAgtcggccacgcccaccagctCGTCGCAGCTGCGCAACTATACGCCGGACATCTTCGGGCTGATGGGACTGTCCGCCTATGTGCCCGCAGAGCCCGTGGAGATAATCGACGGAAACTCCAAAGTAAATCGCAACTCACCTCGTCTAGACATGTAATCGAGCTTCTCTCTTGTCTTCACCACACACTGAACACCATTCACCCACATTGATCCACCCACCAAATTGCACCAACACACACCACGCACAACCCATCAACCAACacgcaccaccacccaccacccaccataCATCGCACACCGCAGGTCAACACGATAGTGACAGCAGCGCCGACGGCGGCGGCACTTCAGCGACCCACAGCGAGGCCCACGATGTCGCCCTCGCCCAGATAGAGGTCGAAGCAAGGTCAAGGCGACCGGACCATCCTGTTGTAATATATTTCACCCCAGCCGCCCCGCCAGGCCCCCCGATCGCAAAGTGGAGCAAGGATTCGACCTAGATATAGAGCAAAGTCCTTGGAAGCGCTACGATGAGAGGAGATCCTGGATCAAAGTTAGAGTATTTTCGCATTTGGTAGCTTTATGAACACATGAGGAGGATCAGAGAACCAAAGGAGTGGAGCTGCCcgtagtatatatatattcgaaaAAGGATTTGTATTCACAAttcgcttttttttgtttttttttttctgtgtaacACCTCTGTGTTTTTTTCGTCCTGGCTCTTCCTTCGCTAGTTGTAGTTCTATGTATAAATACCTATTATATCTATTTCAATCTATCCGAAGAGTGGGTTGTCAGGCGGTTTGACAACGTTATAATCGATGTGCAACCAAAATATAGCAAATATGAACAAACAAACGATCGAATAAAATTAAACCGAGCAAAGTCATTTCAATGTACCTACTCTACCTTGTAAGTATGATtgaataatacaaataaattatcatcggatttttaatatataaagCAGCACGAATGGATTGCAAATGATGTAGTTTGTTGGCTGATTTTCAAAGCATCCCAAAAGTATACTTTTCGAAACTGAAGTTTGGCACATTTCTACGAATGTCGACTGCAAAAATGATCAGGCACATTTATTATACAAAACGTTTCCTTAAGgctagcaaaaaaaaagaagttcTCCCTACGCTACAATGTCTTTGAGTTGGGTTCAGCCTTCCGAGGAGCTCCTCAGCTGTTCACCAGGCGCTGTTTGCGGCGATGCCGCCGGATGAGGGCCTCCAAGGACCAGGATGCCGCCGCCACAAAGGACATCATATTGAGACAGTGCAGGGTAACCGAATAGTCGTAACGGTCGCGCACCAAGCCTGAAAACAAATGGAACATTAACATAACTTCATTTGCATCCATGGATAAGATATTTAGTTATATTATCATATTCATTTAGATATAAAAATGTAACCTGTGGTATGTTCATAACCTACGACAGTATCATTTTTACATCCACATTGAATAGCAAAGGTAATGTATCAACTGCTATAGGCACTCACCGACAAATGGACCACCGATCAGGGTGAACAGTCCCGAGATCAGCAGCTGCAGGCCCGAGGCGCCTGGCAGGCGGTTCAGAGGCACATAGCCGGGTATGATCAGTGGCCAGAAGATGGTACGCACGCCCTTGCAGAGACCGATCCACACGAAGCAGCCAAGGATCAGGCTGTAGGAACGCGTGCAGGCCACCACTGTGCGGCCGAGTGCGATGCCCACCACGCCGATGAGGAAGAATACCCGGTTGTCCCACGGAATCTTCTCTGTGAGGAAGGGTACCAAGAAGCGCATGGTGATGTCCAGTCCCGCCAGCAGCGACATGGCCAGCGTTATCTGTGGAGTATCGAAGCCAAAGTCCACCAGGATGAAGGGCGTCAGTATGGAGAAGTTGAGCTCCCCAAAGTTGATGATGGTCAGTCCGGCCACCAGATTGACGAAGGTGAAGTCGCGCAGCAGGTCCAGATCGAAGAAGGTTACCACCTTGGCCAGAAAGCTCATCTGCGGATCGTGCAGTGGAGCTGCCTCCATTCCCGCCTCCTCAGCCTCGGCTTCCTTCTCCTTTCGGTTATTGTTGTGCTCCTCCCGCTTGGCCGCACACTGGCAACACAGCTTGACCTCCAGGTTGGACTCCACCCGCTCCCTGCGAAAGTTATTGGGCCGCAGGAACTCATCGCTCTCGTGGTTCTGCTCCTCGCTAATGGGACAATGCAGTCGCTGTGTCTGCTCCAGATCCTTGGAGCTCGAGATGGTGCGGAAGCGAAGGCGGCCCGAGGTCAGCGATAGCCGGGATCCATACCAGCCATCGTTGGCGCGCGAGAGCATCGGTGTGCCGGGCTCACAGATCTCGTAGCCCGGTCGCTGGGCATCGTCGTCCTGGCACAAATACTGACTGGAGAATATGCCGCCCGGCTCGCGTTTCTGCTGCCACGTGCAGTGGGCACACAGCGACTCCGCCTGCTGCTCCTGATCCGCCAGCTGCTCCTCCGGTGGCTTCACGTGGTACCGAACCGGCTGATAGATCAGGGCGCAAACGAACG encodes:
- the LOC6614969 gene encoding chromatin modification-related protein eaf-1 isoform X2, whose translation is MFHMFPRNQLSVMALQRQSASLGLLTLMVASSLAAATAQASVRSGRSPLPAQPADHLVPPPLPVPQRLSHAGAGSPAPPPSPAPIAVPEAGFMTRVARWFGLGGGQSSKDQQLSATNSLSYAYPKPVSGFDAGGKPCSLCNKYPWVPMVGQQQQQPNPQQLNNQLQQHHHHAQQLQVQQQQLQHIPQQQQQPQHIPQQHIPQQQQQQQPVPQQHATWQLQQPLAQASQQRQRAVQFRPSAGQSVFLPLAVPLPPLYNAQPFRPVVPPLVKENVVAQSEVRPVPVSLPLPTPAPPASTSSFEIVQSHQVTDFVTSVEYPATFVQSHTIDLGSSGSAASQRPSHELALEQELQADISTVRYQLEDLSSGQVHQHLPASQLLTEIGHFAETTTQPPPADNYPAASSQQQLEQEQEQEQEQEQSFYYAEQFQDEASTLLYSTTTELPTTTAPPPPPPAPVIELNNHLAAVHHSHRQGIGRGRETPKRLLDSPINHAPLAGAEGRPFTRDPADLNFRVSQVYTPTQPPTPTSTYGAIDASGQFAGMSPPSPQQVIIPYTTKQRPRPFESWTPLKQQPPHQLHPQPNHHHNHHNHQSNDLEEEPHEQQESKLATATVTAPLNSRRTTKYLTKILATNLRELLKRERETKRLPGQGLGVDISRLQKNIDGWTEQEYNSLSHRPSTPTIRGRSKHIPSEYLTTTTTTPAPLSQRQSKTTRGEGFELGGAPPTDAGDLSTSINNLEQLHLLGERGSKGFQPIEDNRLHFDYYDAQQRPRSTSAMNTISPPSTTTTTNVPPITTTTVVTPLYVRSTPAPKELWKQAQVAILPQTNEKVYVVTPQPRHQEHHPAEHRDRNVASASAPRPVYQTPAPRFPRMRPTPGEVKSATPTSSSQLRNYTPDIFGLMGLSAYVPAEPVEIIDGNSKVNTIVTAAPTAAALQRPTARPTMSPSPR
- the LOC6614969 gene encoding chromatin modification-related protein eaf-1 isoform X1, with the translated sequence MFHMFPRNQLSVMALQRQSASLGLLTLMVASSLAAATAQASVRSGRSPLPAQPADHLVPPPLPVPQRLSHAGAGSPAPPPSPAPIAVPEAGFMTRVARWFGLGGGQSSKDQQLSATNSLSYAYPKPVSGFDAGGKPCSLCNKYPWVPMVGQQQQQPNPQQLNNQLQQHHHHAQQLQVQQQQLQHIPQQQQQPQHIPQQHIPQQQQQQQPVPQQHATWQLQQPLAQASQQRQRAVQFRPSAGQSVFLPLAVPLPPLYNAQPFRPVVPPLVKENVVAQSEVRPVPVSLPLPTPAPPASTSSFEIVQSHQVTDFVTSVEYPATFVQSHTIDLGSSGSAASQRPSHELALEQELQADISTVRYQLEDLSSGQVHQHLPASQLLTEIGHFAETTTQPPPADNYPAASSQQQLEQEQEQEQEQEQSFYYAEQFQDEASTLLYSTTTELPTTTAPPPPPPAPVIELNNHLAAVHHSHRQGIGRGRETPKRLLDSPINHAPLAGAEGRPFTRDPADLNFRVSQVYTPTQPPTPTSTYGAIDASGQFAGMSPPSPQQVIIPYTTKQRPRPFESWTPLKQQPPHQLHPQPNHHHNHHNHQSNDLEEEPHEQQESKLATATVTAPLNSRRTTKYLTKILATNLRELLKRERETKRLPGQGLGVDISRLQKNIDGWTEQEYNSLSHRPSTPTIRGRSKHIPSEYLTTTTTTPAPLSQRQSKTTRGEGFELGGAPPTDAGDLSTSINNLEQLHLLGERGSKGFQPIEDNRLHFDYYDAQQRPRSTSAMNTISPPSTTTTTNVPPITTTTVVTPLYVRSTPAPKELWKQAQVAILPQTNEKVYVVTPQPRHQEHHPAEHRDRNVASASAPRPVYQTPAPRFPRMRPTPAGEVKSATPTSSSQLRNYTPDIFGLMGLSAYVPAEPVEIIDGNSKVNTIVTAAPTAAALQRPTARPTMSPSPR
- the LOC6614969 gene encoding chromatin modification-related protein eaf-1 isoform X3 — translated: MFHMFPRNQLSVMALQRQSASLGLLTLMVASSLAAATAQASVRSGRSPLPAQPADHLVPPPLPVPQRLSHAGAGSPAPPPSPAPIAVPEAGFMTRVARWFGLGGGQSSKDQQLSATNSLSYAYPKPVSGFDAGGKPCSLCNKYPWVPMVGQQQQQPNPQQLNNQLQQHHHHAQQLQVQQQQLQHIPQQQQQPQHIPQQHIPQQQQQQQPVPQQHATWQLQQPLAQASQQRQRAVQFRPSAGQSVFLPLAVPLPPLYNAQPFRPVVPPLVKENVVAQSEVRPVPVSLPLPTPAPPASTSSFEIVQSHQVTDFVTSVEYPATFVQSHTIDLGSSGSAASQRPSHELALEQELQADISTVRYQLEDLSSGQVHQHLPASQLLTEIGHFAETTTQPPPADNYPAASSQQQLEQEQEQEQEQEQSFYYAEQFQDEASTLLYSTTTELPTTTAPPPPPPAPVIELNNHLAAVHHSHRQGIGRGRETPKRLLDSPINHAPLAGAEGRPFTRDPADLNFRVSQVYTPTQPPTPTSTYGAIDASGQFAGMSPPSPQQVIIPYTTKQRPRPFESWTPLKQQPPHQLHPQPNHHHNHHNHQSNDLEEEPHEQQESKLATATVTAPLNSRRTTKYLTKILATNLRELLKRERETKRLPGQGLGVDISRLQKNIDGWTEQEYNSLSHRPSTPTIRGRSKHIPSEYLTTTTTTPAPLSQRQSKTTRGEGFELGGAPPTDAGDLSTSINNLEQLHLLGERGSKGFQPIEDNRLHFDYYDAQQRPRSTSAMNTISPPSTTTTTNVPPITTTTVVTPLYVRSTPAPKELWKQAQVAILPQTNEKVYVVTPQPRHQEHHPAEHRDRNVASASAPRPVYQTPAPRFPRMRPTPAGEVKSATPTSSSQLRNYTPDIFGLMGLSAYVPAEPVEIIDGNSKVNRNSPRLDM
- the LOC6614970 gene encoding uncharacterized protein LOC6614970 isoform X2, with product MSSSQITAIINANPAVSACTGLLNGPMFRRFTFRQVAMAGSLLISGSLILTAFCETFLSYMVAYALLFGFGMGISVSASSLAINTYFQKKRRRAAGFSWTITGLGPIFLPHLVTFLLTIYGVQGTTLLFAAISLHSFVCALIYQPVRYHVKPPEEQLADQEQQAESLCAHCTWQQKREPGGIFSSQYLCQDDDAQRPGYEICEPGTPMLSRANDGWYGSRLSLTSGRLRFRTISSSKDLEQTQRLHCPISEEQNHESDEFLRPNNFRRERVESNLEVKLCCQCAAKREEHNNNRKEKEAEAEEAGMEAAPLHDPQMSFLAKVVTFFDLDLLRDFTFVNLVAGLTIINFGELNFSILTPFILVDFGFDTPQITLAMSLLAGLDITMRFLVPFLTEKIPWDNRVFFLIGVVGIALGRTVVACTRSYSLILGCFVWIGLCKGVRTIFWPLIIPGYVPLNRLPGASGLQLLISGLFTLIGGPFVGLVRDRYDYSVTLHCLNMMSFVAAASWSLEALIRRHRRKQRLVNS
- the LOC6614970 gene encoding uncharacterized protein LOC6614970 isoform X1; its protein translation is MEKKVYQDTTRPLPRIPRARYYNRHDKSDLGDDFVAPDAGWAWIVCVAAGVSNLSIYPCLQQFGFLFRERLSDLGMSSSQITAIINANPAVSACTGLLNGPMFRRFTFRQVAMAGSLLISGSLILTAFCETFLSYMVAYALLFGFGMGISVSASSLAINTYFQKKRRRAAGFSWTITGLGPIFLPHLVTFLLTIYGVQGTTLLFAAISLHSFVCALIYQPVRYHVKPPEEQLADQEQQAESLCAHCTWQQKREPGGIFSSQYLCQDDDAQRPGYEICEPGTPMLSRANDGWYGSRLSLTSGRLRFRTISSSKDLEQTQRLHCPISEEQNHESDEFLRPNNFRRERVESNLEVKLCCQCAAKREEHNNNRKEKEAEAEEAGMEAAPLHDPQMSFLAKVVTFFDLDLLRDFTFVNLVAGLTIINFGELNFSILTPFILVDFGFDTPQITLAMSLLAGLDITMRFLVPFLTEKIPWDNRVFFLIGVVGIALGRTVVACTRSYSLILGCFVWIGLCKGVRTIFWPLIIPGYVPLNRLPGASGLQLLISGLFTLIGGPFVGLVRDRYDYSVTLHCLNMMSFVAAASWSLEALIRRHRRKQRLVNS